One Molothrus aeneus isolate 106 chromosome 6, BPBGC_Maene_1.0, whole genome shotgun sequence genomic window carries:
- the PIGH gene encoding phosphatidylinositol N-acetylglucosaminyltransferase subunit H, with product MAEERRFLSASGVPIALRRRQHSASCRELAVRGPRLQLRSLSAATSAVWLAAYGLFALCENSMVLSAAIFITLLGLIIYLHFVKIDQESLLVIGSLGIQVTSAYASGKESTTFIEMGQVKDVVINEAIHMQKVIYYLCILLQDPEDPQAVSEVVPLFQSSKPRLDCLIEVYKSCQEILEQRKTAPQSSEIK from the exons ATGGCGGAGGAGCGGCGCTTTCTCTCGGCCTCCGGGGTGCCGATCGCGCTGCGGCGCCGCCAGCACAGCGCGTCCTGCCGGGAGCTGGCGGTGCGCGGCCCCCGCCTGCAGCTGCGCTCGCTCAGCGCCGCCACCTCCGCCGTCTGGCTGGCGGCCTACGGGCTCTTCGCGCTCTGCGAG AACAGCATGGTGCTCTCTGCTGCCATCTTCATCACACTGCTCGGCCTGATCATATACCTGCACTTCGTGAAGATTGACCAGGAATCCCTGCTGGTCATCGGCTCACTCGGCATTCAGGTGACTTCAGCCTACGCCTCAGGGAAAGAGAGCACAACCTTCATTGAGATGGGTCAAGTGAAGGATGTGGTTATCAATGAAGCCATCCATATG CAAAAAGTTATCTACTACCTTTGTATCCTCCTCCAGGACCCTGAAGATCCTCAGGCAGTATCTGAGGTTGTGCCACTCTTTCAG AGCTCCAAGCCACGACTGGACTGCTTGATAGAAGTGTACAAAAGTTGTCAAGAGatcctggagcagaggaagacAGCTCCACAatcaagtgaaataaaatag